The Candidatus Methylomirabilota bacterium sequence CTTTCAGCCCATGTATGGCGGCGGCTATGGTGACGCCTTCGTGGTGAAGCTGAATCCGATCGGTACGGTGACCTACTCGACCTACCTCGGCGGCAGCGAGTGGGACGAAGGCCTCGGCATCGCCGTGGACGCCTCCGGTAACGCCTACGTCACAGGCCAGACCGCTTCGATCACCGGCTTCCCCTTGGTGAATCCTTACCAGGGCACCAACCACCTCGGACCCTTCGAGGCGTTCGTCACCAAGATTGCCGGCAAGGCGCCGGGGCTCGCCGACCTCGTCGTCACCAAGACCGCCTCGCCCGAGCCGACGATTGAGGGGAGTCCTCTCACCTACACGGTCACCGTCACGAACTACGGCCCGGACCCGGCCACCGCAGTCACGTTGATCGAGACGCTGTCTCCCGAAGTGACTTTCGTGTCCTTCGCCGTGTCCCCACCCACGCAAGGGACCTGCTCCGTGCAGGGAGCCGTGGTCGTGGTCGGCAAAACCGTCATCTGCAACCTCGGCAATCTTGCCAAGGACGCCAAGGCCACCGTGACGATCG is a genomic window containing:
- a CDS encoding SBBP repeat-containing protein, translating into DAFVTKLNAAGSALVYSTFLGGTAGDIGNGIAVDAAGHAYVTGYTGSADFPVADPFQAIYGGFRDAFVTKLDLAGSALVYSTFLGGIVGSSDGLGDIGNAIAVDAGGNAYVTGRTVSRDDPAPPITTPGNEGFPMVRPFQPMYGGGYGDAFVVKLNPIGTVTYSTYLGGSEWDEGLGIAVDASGNAYVTGQTASITGFPLVNPYQGTNHLGPFEAFVTKIAGKAPGLADLVVTKTASPEPTIEGSPLTYTVTVTNYGPDPATAVTLIETLSPEVTFVSFAVSPPTQGTCSVQGAVVVVGKTVICNLGNLAKDAKATVTIVVTPNKRAP